Proteins from a single region of Sphaerochaeta globosa str. Buddy:
- a CDS encoding chromate transporter, giving the protein MHTVRLWDLYSSFFRIGGLTFGGGYAMLPMLQREVITKHRWVTEEEVLDIYAIGQCTPGIIAVNTATMIGYRKRGILGAIVATLGEVSPSLLLITALATILLNVQDNQWVQHAFTGIRVAVCALITQSVLTLAKKSLIDIPTILLYLLVVVSTFFFAVSPILIVVFAIFFGLSVQKIKRSLQ; this is encoded by the coding sequence ATGCATACGGTACGTTTGTGGGATTTATACAGTTCCTTTTTCAGAATCGGCGGTCTGACCTTCGGTGGCGGCTACGCCATGCTTCCCATGTTGCAACGTGAGGTTATTACCAAACATCGCTGGGTCACCGAAGAAGAGGTGCTGGACATCTATGCCATCGGGCAGTGTACTCCAGGCATCATAGCGGTCAACACTGCTACCATGATCGGATATCGCAAACGCGGGATTCTCGGTGCAATCGTGGCTACCTTGGGGGAGGTGAGCCCCTCCCTCCTCTTGATTACCGCCCTGGCAACCATACTGCTGAATGTACAGGATAATCAGTGGGTTCAGCATGCATTTACAGGAATCCGGGTAGCAGTCTGCGCCCTCATCACCCAATCGGTACTTACCCTTGCAAAGAAAAGTCTGATCGATATTCCCACCATCCTGCTCTACTTGCTGGTGGTGGTAAGTACGTTCTTTTTTGCCGTATCACCGATTCTGATAGTAGTGTTTGCTATTTTCTTTGGCTTGAGTGTGCAAAAGATAAAACGGAGTTTGCAATGA
- the rnhA gene encoding ribonuclease HI, with product MMYREIVIYTDGGCLGNPGPGGWAYVLKADGIFEKEASGNERDTTNNRMELTAVIEALKASQALGAQSISLNTDSQYVKNGITSWIKKWKVNGWRTAAKEPVKNKEYWVELDRLNANLPVQWNWVKGHAGVEGNERCDQLVRMAMDALA from the coding sequence ATGATGTACAGAGAAATTGTGATCTATACCGATGGTGGGTGTCTCGGAAATCCAGGTCCTGGTGGTTGGGCCTATGTGTTGAAGGCTGATGGCATATTCGAAAAGGAAGCCAGCGGAAATGAGCGTGATACCACGAACAACCGTATGGAATTGACAGCTGTCATCGAAGCTCTGAAAGCCAGCCAAGCCTTGGGTGCCCAGAGTATCAGCCTCAATACCGACAGCCAGTACGTGAAGAATGGAATCACCAGCTGGATTAAGAAATGGAAGGTCAATGGCTGGCGGACTGCAGCCAAGGAGCCGGTGAAAAACAAAGAGTATTGGGTTGAGCTGGACCGCCTGAATGCCAATCTGCCGGTACAATGGAACTGGGTCAAAGGTCATGCCGGTGTTGAAGGCAATGAACGATGCGACCAGCTTGTACGTATGGCGATGGATGCATTGGCCTAA
- a CDS encoding ABC transporter substrate-binding protein: protein MHNRSLRHVFIFLCLFFCLGLPRLWALGMTEPKAVEQESLRIVSLSPNVTETLYALGAGSFLVGRSDYCNYPQEATDLPSVGTLYNPSLEKLLSLEPNLVISSAFVPEQFLQAIEKAGISIVSLETQQNFQGAYTLIREIANQVSKEAEAELMILEMQNVVQSVIRKAALQPKKTIYIALDFGSFDSSATADTFLSEMVDLAGGVNIADDAQNWTYSKELLMSHDPQVILLSPRWGETGEQTRKEFTTTKPYADLSGTITVFDADLISRQGPRSAQALQVLYTLIHNVEGQ, encoded by the coding sequence ATGCACAACCGTTCACTCAGACATGTATTTATATTTCTTTGTCTCTTCTTTTGTCTTGGGCTGCCACGCCTGTGGGCATTGGGAATGACTGAGCCGAAGGCTGTTGAACAAGAGAGCTTGAGAATCGTTAGCTTGTCTCCCAATGTGACCGAGACTCTCTATGCTTTGGGTGCCGGCTCCTTCTTGGTCGGACGCAGCGATTACTGCAATTATCCGCAAGAAGCCACAGATTTACCTTCAGTGGGAACACTGTATAATCCTTCCTTGGAAAAGCTTCTGTCGCTTGAACCCAATCTCGTTATCAGCAGTGCCTTTGTACCTGAACAGTTCTTGCAGGCAATAGAGAAAGCCGGCATCAGCATAGTGTCGCTTGAGACACAGCAGAATTTTCAAGGTGCCTATACCCTGATCAGGGAGATAGCTAATCAAGTCAGCAAGGAAGCTGAAGCGGAGCTGATGATTCTTGAAATGCAGAATGTGGTACAAAGTGTCATCCGCAAAGCAGCCTTGCAGCCCAAGAAGACTATCTATATTGCCTTGGATTTCGGTTCTTTCGATTCCAGTGCCACAGCCGATACGTTTCTCAGTGAAATGGTTGACTTGGCCGGTGGTGTAAATATCGCTGATGACGCTCAGAACTGGACATACAGCAAGGAACTGCTGATGTCCCACGATCCGCAGGTAATTTTGCTCAGTCCGAGGTGGGGAGAAACCGGTGAACAGACCCGTAAGGAATTCACCACCACCAAGCCGTATGCAGACCTCAGTGGTACGATTACAGTATTCGATGCCGACCTAATCAGCAGGCAAGGACCTCGGAGCGCACAAGCGCTTCAAGTGCTATACACCCTGATCCATAATGTGGAGGGGCAATGA
- a CDS encoding FecCD family ABC transporter permease has product MKRTLSFALSGAALLLMLLSLTLGPSHIQLSDTLAILAGKGGSANQSYIIWQLRLPRILSSFLTGAILGLSGAVFQAALRNPMADPFILGISSGASFGVAFALFVGFAPLFGLPSSALIGALLTTLCIVFLASRRKNSSTTLLLTGVAFNYILSSGMTLLMFLHKEQYQRILFWTLGSFSSSTYAQVIVVFIAWIALFIPVSLKHQSMDMLLLDELSARAGGLSVKRTRIALLMLASFATALCVSYFGVIGFIGLMAPHTTRLLVGPKHQNLLLPSSLFGGFLLLASDTLSRILLPSGELPVGIITSLLGVPLFIYLLRRGRYFYG; this is encoded by the coding sequence ATGAAGCGAACGCTGAGTTTCGCCCTATCAGGTGCAGCCTTATTGCTGATGCTGCTTTCCTTGACGCTCGGACCCTCACACATCCAGCTTTCCGACACACTTGCCATTCTTGCAGGGAAGGGCGGTTCGGCTAATCAGTCGTACATCATTTGGCAGCTCAGACTTCCCAGAATTCTTTCATCATTCCTTACCGGTGCCATTCTTGGGCTCAGCGGTGCTGTATTCCAGGCAGCCCTACGCAATCCAATGGCAGATCCCTTCATCTTAGGCATCAGCTCAGGAGCCTCGTTTGGGGTAGCGTTTGCCCTCTTTGTTGGATTTGCACCACTTTTCGGTCTCCCCTCCAGTGCACTAATCGGGGCCTTGCTTACTACGCTATGCATTGTCTTTCTTGCATCCCGACGCAAAAACAGCAGTACCACGTTGCTGCTTACCGGTGTGGCATTCAACTATATTCTCTCATCGGGTATGACACTGCTTATGTTCCTGCATAAGGAACAGTATCAGAGAATCCTGTTCTGGACACTGGGAAGTTTCTCCTCGAGCACGTATGCACAAGTAATCGTAGTCTTTATTGCTTGGATTGCATTGTTTATTCCGGTTTCCCTCAAACATCAAAGCATGGATATGCTGCTGCTCGATGAACTATCGGCAAGAGCTGGTGGGTTGTCCGTGAAAAGGACGCGTATCGCACTTCTTATGCTGGCTTCCTTCGCCACCGCCTTGTGTGTGTCATACTTCGGGGTGATCGGCTTCATAGGCTTGATGGCTCCCCATACCACACGCCTTTTGGTCGGTCCCAAGCATCAGAACCTGTTGCTGCCATCCAGTTTATTCGGCGGTTTTTTACTACTTGCAAGCGATACCCTTTCACGCATTCTTCTTCCGTCCGGAGAATTGCCGGTTGGAATCATAACCAGCTTACTGGGGGTTCCCTTGTTCATCTACCTGCTTCGCAGGGGAAGGTACTTCTATGGATAG
- a CDS encoding ABC transporter ATP-binding protein, with the protein MDSLEFSHLHGGYDTQQIFKDLNLNLPKGAFIALTGPNGSGKSTLLKFIYKHLKPSEGKVLVEGKNVANFTQKELAKHLGFVAQNGKLDYAFSVREAVSMGRYAYDGEDNLHTIEQAIVECDIEHLKDKLVTELSGGELQRVLLARALCQQGKLLLLDEPVNHLDVKHQRSIMELLCRLVEKGYTVVCVLHDLLLVQIYSQIALVLQKGSVVAYGPTQTVLTEKLLQEVYDIQAHQVYDPTLDRMLWLPTYKVSSS; encoded by the coding sequence ATGGATAGCCTGGAATTCTCCCACCTTCATGGTGGCTACGATACCCAACAAATTTTCAAGGATTTGAACCTCAATCTTCCCAAGGGTGCCTTCATCGCACTGACCGGTCCCAACGGCAGCGGAAAAAGCACCTTGCTTAAGTTCATTTACAAACACCTCAAGCCCAGTGAGGGCAAGGTTCTCGTTGAGGGTAAGAATGTAGCAAACTTTACCCAGAAGGAACTAGCAAAACATCTAGGGTTTGTTGCTCAGAACGGCAAACTCGACTATGCCTTCAGTGTCCGAGAGGCGGTAAGCATGGGGCGCTATGCGTATGATGGAGAGGACAACTTACATACCATTGAACAAGCCATCGTGGAGTGCGACATAGAACACCTGAAGGATAAACTGGTAACCGAGCTCAGCGGCGGTGAATTGCAACGTGTCCTGCTGGCAAGGGCTCTCTGCCAACAAGGAAAACTGTTGTTGCTCGATGAACCGGTAAATCATCTGGATGTAAAACATCAACGTTCCATTATGGAGTTGCTTTGTCGTCTGGTTGAGAAAGGGTATACCGTTGTTTGTGTACTTCACGATCTTTTATTGGTCCAGATTTACAGCCAGATTGCTCTTGTACTACAAAAAGGCTCTGTCGTAGCCTATGGACCTACACAAACGGTGCTCACTGAAAAACTTCTCCAAGAGGTGTATGATATTCAAGCCCATCAGGTTTACGACCCGACACTGGACCGCATGCTTTGGCTTCCTACGTACAAGGTTTCCTCATCATGA
- a CDS encoding lysophospholipid acyltransferase family protein — protein MNAFRLFLHRTYRKVVKIILALSYDFQTWQETELPPGPKIFCSNHFSSSDVHFVTTLMDDVLHIVIGPGFGIPVVGSFLGWTEQIRALTKEDRSKVIESAVSYLQKGESVYIFPEGDLNTQETLMAFKRGIAEIYLTYPCPVIPIGLIAPKRRVRNKLSRTAGRTMTVVSRNYYANMGKPMEFDSAIRCAAEDRSKACRIILDELSIRIEALIREIKTDKFWS, from the coding sequence ATGAATGCGTTTCGTCTGTTTTTGCATCGCACCTATCGTAAGGTGGTGAAAATCATCCTTGCCCTTTCCTATGATTTCCAGACCTGGCAGGAAACAGAGCTTCCTCCTGGTCCAAAGATATTCTGTTCCAACCATTTCAGCAGCAGCGACGTTCATTTCGTAACCACCCTGATGGATGATGTACTGCATATTGTCATCGGACCTGGTTTCGGCATCCCTGTTGTCGGTTCCTTCCTAGGCTGGACCGAACAGATCAGAGCGCTTACCAAAGAAGACCGAAGCAAAGTGATAGAAAGCGCTGTTTCGTATTTGCAGAAGGGTGAGAGCGTATATATTTTCCCCGAAGGGGATCTCAATACGCAGGAGACGCTTATGGCCTTCAAGCGTGGTATTGCTGAAATCTATCTTACCTACCCCTGCCCTGTCATCCCCATCGGGCTTATCGCCCCGAAACGGAGAGTACGAAACAAGCTCAGTAGGACTGCGGGGAGAACCATGACGGTGGTGAGCCGTAACTATTATGCAAATATGGGAAAGCCGATGGAATTTGATTCGGCGATCAGGTGTGCCGCAGAAGATAGAAGTAAGGCTTGTCGGATCATACTCGATGAGCTTAGCATACGAATAGAAGCCTTGATTCGAGAGATCAAGACCGACAAATTCTGGAGTTGA
- a CDS encoding Gfo/Idh/MocA family protein has translation MKLGILGAGNIARKMAATLNEMEHVEAYAVASRDVQKAREFAQKWNVRKAYGSYEEMLNDPEIDLVYVCTPHALHFEHMMMCLDKGKHVLCEKSFTMNADQARKVLAYGKEKKLLVAEAIWTRYLPMRLVLDQILERRVIGEPHALTANLCYPIKGVKRLTDPALAGGALLDVGVYPINFAMMVFGNEIETIESSCIKTDSGVDESNSITLTFKGDKMAVLHSSMVSTSDRRGSIFGSRGFIEFLNINNCEGINVYDRDYNLVETYKPFKFITGFEHQVEACRKAIEEGELECKQMPHSEIIKVMEVMDTLRSQWGIRFPGE, from the coding sequence ATGAAACTAGGTATTCTAGGAGCTGGAAATATTGCTCGCAAAATGGCCGCTACGCTTAATGAGATGGAGCATGTCGAAGCATACGCAGTAGCATCGAGAGATGTGCAGAAAGCTCGCGAATTTGCCCAGAAATGGAATGTACGCAAAGCCTATGGATCCTATGAGGAGATGCTCAACGATCCTGAGATAGACTTGGTCTATGTTTGCACCCCCCATGCACTGCATTTTGAACATATGATGATGTGCCTGGATAAGGGCAAGCATGTATTGTGTGAAAAATCATTTACGATGAATGCCGATCAGGCTCGAAAAGTACTTGCGTACGGCAAAGAGAAAAAATTGTTGGTTGCAGAGGCTATTTGGACTCGGTATTTACCGATGCGTTTGGTATTGGACCAAATCTTGGAACGAAGAGTAATTGGAGAACCCCATGCTCTTACGGCAAACCTCTGCTATCCTATAAAGGGTGTTAAGCGGTTGACCGATCCCGCCCTTGCTGGAGGGGCTTTGCTCGATGTGGGAGTCTATCCGATTAACTTTGCCATGATGGTGTTCGGCAACGAAATTGAGACCATCGAATCAAGCTGCATCAAAACTGATAGCGGAGTGGATGAATCGAACTCCATTACTCTTACCTTCAAGGGAGATAAGATGGCAGTACTGCATTCCTCCATGGTCAGCACCTCTGACAGGCGCGGCTCAATTTTCGGAAGCAGAGGGTTCATCGAGTTCCTCAACATCAATAATTGTGAGGGAATCAACGTGTACGATCGTGACTACAATCTGGTGGAGACCTACAAGCCCTTCAAGTTCATTACCGGCTTCGAACACCAGGTTGAAGCATGCCGCAAGGCCATCGAGGAAGGAGAGCTTGAG